From Pseudovibrio sp. Tun.PSC04-5.I4, a single genomic window includes:
- a CDS encoding DUF1465 family protein: MGEFVVKSEPENTFSFAQRLMTSENFTKLFREGMALVEDTASYLDGPGRKHSKALGPAPSLAYATESMRLTTRLMQMASWLLLQRAVKDGELQQSEAQNEKNKIRVENASKTTQNPVWEDLPEALRNLINTSFQLQRRIKHVDSMLKEELLRERAANTSNPVGEQLSQLNAAFKL, translated from the coding sequence ATGGGTGAGTTTGTAGTGAAATCAGAGCCAGAGAATACCTTCAGCTTTGCGCAGAGGCTTATGACCTCCGAAAACTTCACCAAGCTATTTCGCGAGGGCATGGCTCTCGTAGAAGACACCGCCTCTTATCTTGATGGCCCTGGTAGAAAGCACAGCAAAGCTCTTGGGCCTGCACCGTCCTTAGCCTACGCAACTGAATCCATGCGCTTAACCACTCGTCTTATGCAAATGGCCTCTTGGCTTTTGCTGCAACGTGCAGTCAAAGACGGTGAGCTTCAGCAATCTGAAGCACAAAACGAGAAAAACAAGATCCGCGTTGAGAATGCGTCAAAGACAACCCAAAACCCGGTTTGGGAAGATTTACCAGAGGCACTCCGTAATCTGATTAATACCTCGTTCCAGCTACAAAGACGGATAAAGCATGTCGATTCCATGCTGAAAGAAGAGCTATTGCGCGAACGAGCAGCAAACACGTCCAACCCAGTTGGAGAGCAACTCTCACAGCTCAATGCTGCTTTTAAGCTTTAA
- a CDS encoding inositol monophosphatase family protein encodes MARTALLNVMVQAATKAGRSLARDFGEVETLQVSRKGPGDFVSQADHQAEKIVRQELQKARPTYGLLMEESGEIEGTDGQHRWIVDPLDGTTNFLHGIPIFCVSIALERAGQIVAAVIYNPIMDELYTAEKGAGAFCNDRRLRVAARKDMTDCLIGTGIPFIGVGDHGRALKEIRHVMGEVAGIRRAGAAALDLAWVASGRLDAFWETGLHPWDMAAGILLVREAGGYVSDANGKDSMFETNSVVCGNEYTHLQLRELLGKAKA; translated from the coding sequence ATGGCACGTACGGCCCTTTTAAACGTTATGGTTCAGGCTGCGACAAAAGCTGGCCGCTCACTGGCACGGGACTTCGGCGAAGTAGAAACCCTGCAAGTATCCCGCAAGGGCCCTGGTGACTTTGTTTCGCAGGCAGATCATCAAGCAGAAAAAATCGTTCGCCAGGAACTTCAAAAAGCACGCCCAACCTACGGCCTGCTGATGGAAGAATCCGGCGAGATCGAAGGCACAGACGGTCAGCACCGCTGGATCGTTGACCCTCTCGACGGCACAACAAACTTCCTTCACGGTATTCCGATCTTCTGTGTTTCCATTGCATTGGAACGCGCAGGCCAGATCGTTGCAGCCGTGATCTACAACCCGATCATGGACGAGCTTTACACCGCAGAAAAAGGCGCAGGCGCATTCTGTAATGACCGCCGCCTCCGCGTTGCAGCTCGTAAAGACATGACCGACTGCCTGATCGGCACCGGCATTCCATTCATCGGCGTTGGCGACCACGGTCGTGCGCTGAAAGAAATCCGTCATGTGATGGGTGAAGTTGCAGGTATCCGCCGCGCAGGTGCAGCCGCACTTGATCTGGCATGGGTCGCATCTGGCCGTCTTGATGCATTCTGGGAAACCGGCCTGCACCCATGGGACATGGCAGCAGGTATTCTGCTTGTCCGTGAAGCCGGTGGTTATGTGAGTGATGCAAATGGCAAGGACAGCATGTTCGAAACCAATTCAGTCGTCTGTGGTAACGAATACACGCACCTTCAGCTGCGTGAGCTGCTAGGCAAAGCCAAAGCATAA
- a CDS encoding peptidoglycan -binding protein, with product MARTRGRRSQSNTEDYWPGFVDAMSALLLVFIFLLSIFMIAQFFLNQQLSGRDKVLNRLNQQIAELTELLALEKSSVGDLETTISSLQLGLDQTAEERDRLQGLLNERSGEIDEAGGALASLRAKLEGELQISDKALAQVELLNQQISALRRQIAVLEDALDASETRDRESQTSIADLGKRLNVALAQRVQELSRYRSDFFGRLREILAQRSDIEVVGDRFVFQSEVLFSSGDEEVNPQGKQQLGFLASAILELEGQIPSEIEWVLRVDGHTDARPLSGNGRLRDNWELSAARAISVVKYLISKGVEPDRLVAAGFGEFQPLEEGTSDEANAKNRRIELKLTQR from the coding sequence ATGGCACGTACACGCGGACGCAGATCTCAAAGCAATACAGAGGATTACTGGCCAGGTTTTGTGGATGCGATGTCCGCCCTCCTGCTGGTTTTCATCTTTCTGTTATCAATTTTCATGATTGCGCAGTTCTTCCTCAACCAACAGCTGTCGGGTCGCGATAAGGTTCTCAACCGCCTCAATCAACAAATTGCGGAACTGACTGAACTATTGGCGCTGGAAAAATCCAGTGTTGGCGATTTGGAAACCACAATTTCATCCTTGCAACTGGGTTTGGACCAAACCGCTGAAGAACGGGATCGTCTTCAAGGTTTGCTCAACGAACGCTCAGGTGAAATTGATGAAGCTGGAGGTGCTTTGGCATCACTTCGCGCCAAGCTGGAAGGTGAACTACAGATCAGCGACAAGGCTTTGGCACAGGTGGAATTGCTGAACCAGCAAATCAGCGCCCTCCGCCGACAAATTGCTGTTCTGGAAGATGCACTGGACGCCTCTGAAACCCGCGATAGGGAAAGCCAGACAAGCATTGCCGATCTCGGCAAGCGCCTCAACGTCGCCCTCGCACAACGCGTACAGGAGCTTTCCAGATACCGCTCCGACTTCTTTGGCAGACTACGTGAAATTCTGGCACAGCGGTCTGATATCGAAGTAGTCGGTGACCGGTTCGTGTTCCAGTCAGAGGTACTGTTCTCCTCCGGCGATGAAGAGGTCAATCCGCAAGGCAAACAGCAGCTCGGTTTCCTCGCAAGCGCCATTTTGGAATTGGAAGGTCAAATCCCTTCCGAAATCGAATGGGTCCTGCGCGTAGATGGTCACACCGATGCACGCCCACTGTCTGGCAACGGCCGCCTGCGCGACAACTGGGAACTCTCAGCAGCACGCGCAATCTCGGTAGTCAAATACCTCATCTCAAAAGGGGTCGAACCTGACCGCCTCGTCGCAGCCGGTTTCGGTGAATTCCAACCGCTGGAAGAAGGCACATCAGACGAAGCCAATGCAAAGAACCGCCGCATCGAGCTGAAACTGACACAGCGCTGA
- a CDS encoding cell cycle transcriptional regulator TrcR, protein MSNAPLMPKATAVWLVDNTALGFDQIAAFCKLHPLEVKAIADGEAAQGIKGMDPVMSGQLVREEIEKASNNPSYRMQIFESKVRLPEPKRKGPRYTPVSRRQDRPNAILWLVRFHPEIVDAQIMRLVGTTKPTIEAIRTRTHWNSAHLDPMDPVTLGLCSQIELDIEVQKAAKNAPKPVEGEEPQSLLPVDETTSEDAMAAAFATPAPKTREVEERVDASAVFANFKSIGESDEDED, encoded by the coding sequence ATGTCCAACGCGCCGCTTATGCCAAAGGCAACTGCCGTATGGTTGGTAGACAACACTGCTCTGGGCTTCGATCAGATTGCTGCCTTCTGCAAGCTGCACCCGCTGGAAGTGAAGGCAATCGCCGATGGTGAAGCTGCTCAGGGCATCAAGGGTATGGACCCTGTTATGTCTGGTCAGCTGGTCCGCGAAGAGATTGAAAAAGCTTCGAATAATCCAAGCTATCGTATGCAGATTTTCGAATCTAAGGTTCGCCTTCCCGAGCCAAAGCGTAAGGGCCCTCGCTATACGCCTGTGTCTCGTCGTCAGGATCGTCCAAACGCAATTTTGTGGCTTGTTCGTTTTCATCCTGAGATTGTTGACGCGCAGATCATGCGTCTTGTTGGAACGACTAAGCCGACAATTGAAGCAATTCGTACGAGAACGCATTGGAATTCAGCGCATCTTGATCCGATGGATCCTGTAACGCTTGGTCTGTGTTCGCAGATCGAGTTGGACATCGAAGTTCAGAAAGCTGCGAAGAACGCTCCTAAACCTGTTGAAGGTGAAGAGCCGCAAAGCCTTCTGCCTGTTGATGAAACAACGAGTGAAGACGCTATGGCAGCTGCATTTGCAACGCCTGCGCCTAAGACCCGTGAAGTTGAAGAGCGCGTTGATGCAAGTGCTGTGTTCGCGAACTTTAAGTCCATTGGTGAAAGCGATGAGGACGAAGACTAG
- the rpmE gene encoding 50S ribosomal protein L31 — MKQDIHPDYHTITVKLVDGSEFTTRSTYGSEGDTLQLDIDPSSHPAWTGGDRQLMDRGGRVSRFTSKFGSFLGK, encoded by the coding sequence ATGAAACAGGACATTCATCCAGACTACCACACCATCACAGTTAAACTCGTTGATGGTTCCGAATTCACCACCCGTTCTACATACGGTTCTGAAGGTGACACTTTGCAGCTCGACATCGATCCGAGCTCCCACCCAGCATGGACCGGCGGTGACCGTCAGCTCATGGACCGCGGTGGTCGCGTGTCCCGCTTTACCAGCAAGTTTGGTAGCTTCTTGGGCAAATAA
- a CDS encoding NAD(P)H-quinone oxidoreductase — protein MTEINTPKEMQAVLMNGVGGSDVLEIGKVDVPQPGVGEVLIKVHAAGVNRPDVIQRKGAYPPPPGASPLLGLEVSGEVVGLGEGVGNHALGDLVCALTPGGGYAEYCLAPASHVLPIPAGLTMVEAAALPETFFTVWSNLFDRLGLKSGEKFLVHGGSSGIGTTAIQLAKAFGAEVFTTVGSAEKAQAVRELGADYAINYREADFVKEILNITDKQGVDVILDMVGGDYVEKNWIVAAIEGRICQIATLNGPSENVNFSRLMMKRLTHTGSTLRPRTVEFKAHIAEDLHKKVWPLLENARVKVVLDQVFDMVNVKNAHDRMEASNHIGKIVLKVT, from the coding sequence ATGACAGAGATTAATACTCCGAAGGAAATGCAAGCCGTCCTAATGAATGGCGTTGGCGGCTCAGACGTTCTTGAAATCGGTAAGGTTGACGTTCCCCAACCGGGTGTTGGTGAGGTTCTTATCAAGGTGCATGCCGCAGGTGTGAACCGCCCGGATGTTATTCAACGCAAAGGAGCTTACCCGCCGCCGCCCGGAGCTTCGCCATTGCTTGGGCTTGAGGTCTCAGGTGAGGTTGTTGGCTTAGGAGAAGGTGTGGGGAATCATGCGCTTGGCGATCTTGTGTGTGCTTTGACGCCAGGTGGTGGCTATGCCGAGTATTGTCTTGCACCCGCGTCGCACGTGCTCCCAATTCCCGCTGGTTTGACAATGGTTGAGGCAGCGGCACTTCCTGAGACCTTCTTTACTGTGTGGTCCAACCTATTTGACCGACTTGGTTTGAAATCCGGCGAGAAGTTCTTGGTTCACGGGGGATCGTCAGGGATTGGAACGACTGCAATTCAATTAGCAAAAGCTTTTGGTGCAGAAGTATTTACCACTGTTGGGTCTGCTGAAAAAGCTCAGGCAGTTCGGGAGCTTGGCGCCGATTATGCCATCAATTATCGTGAAGCGGATTTCGTGAAGGAAATCCTCAATATTACCGATAAACAAGGTGTGGATGTGATCCTTGATATGGTTGGCGGTGACTATGTTGAGAAGAACTGGATCGTGGCTGCTATTGAAGGTCGTATTTGCCAGATCGCAACGCTCAACGGACCTTCGGAAAATGTCAACTTTAGCCGTTTGATGATGAAGCGATTGACGCATACTGGCTCGACGCTTCGTCCGAGAACAGTAGAGTTTAAGGCTCATATTGCTGAGGATCTTCACAAAAAAGTTTGGCCTTTGCTGGAAAATGCAAGAGTTAAAGTGGTGTTGGATCAGGTCTTTGATATGGTAAACGTGAAGAATGCACATGATCGAATGGAAGCCTCTAATCACATTGGCAAGATTGTGTTGAAAGTGACCTGA
- a CDS encoding metallophosphoesterase family protein yields the protein MNMTIFNAGNSNKMQPPNPSLPKGTRIYAVGDIHGRFDLLTSMGNAIERDLKKRPVHKPMVVYLGDYIDRGPDSQKVIEFLINHHKRTPKQLCLKGNHEAALLEFLEDPSKLYYWEGLGGIETLLSYGLSHHDLMGSAEAECVQTTFKENLPITHLNFLKSLSVLHKCGDYLFVHAGLRPEVPIEEQSHDDNLWIRSEFLNYQGDFGAFVVHGHTPVERIDHRTNRLAVDTEAYASDRLTCAVLEGETMKYIEATPDSWELFDLIPNSNRD from the coding sequence ATGAACATGACGATATTCAACGCTGGGAACTCGAATAAGATGCAGCCTCCCAATCCAAGCCTCCCCAAAGGGACCCGCATTTACGCAGTGGGTGACATTCACGGAAGGTTCGACCTGCTGACCTCTATGGGCAACGCAATCGAACGGGACTTAAAGAAGCGACCTGTCCATAAACCCATGGTGGTTTATCTGGGTGATTATATTGATCGTGGACCAGACAGCCAGAAGGTCATTGAATTCCTCATCAATCACCACAAGCGAACTCCAAAGCAACTTTGCCTTAAGGGCAATCACGAAGCCGCGCTTTTGGAATTCCTAGAAGACCCAAGTAAGCTGTACTACTGGGAGGGCCTCGGCGGCATTGAAACGCTCCTCTCCTACGGCCTTTCCCACCACGATCTCATGGGGTCAGCTGAGGCCGAATGTGTTCAAACAACCTTCAAAGAGAACTTACCGATAACGCATCTGAACTTCTTAAAATCGCTTTCAGTCCTACACAAATGCGGAGATTATCTGTTCGTACACGCGGGCCTGCGCCCAGAGGTGCCAATCGAGGAGCAAAGCCACGACGACAACTTATGGATTCGGTCTGAATTTCTGAACTATCAAGGAGATTTCGGCGCTTTTGTCGTTCATGGCCATACACCAGTTGAACGGATTGACCACCGCACAAACAGACTGGCTGTCGACACAGAAGCCTACGCCTCAGACCGCCTCACCTGCGCCGTCTTAGAGGGAGAAACCATGAAATACATTGAAGCCACCCCCGACAGCTGGGAGCTTTTCGACCTCATTCCAAATAGCAACAGAGACTAG
- a CDS encoding MarR family transcriptional regulator encodes MPDDIMPSYFSMFVEVGIINQIGTAFLEARLPKGLLASHFGVVSHLTRGYDGATPLELARAFQVAKTTMTHTLTGLEKHGFVELRRHPKDGRSKQVWLTSAGRQFCKEAVEKMAPLFQKMADRFPPDQVAAVLPSLMEFRAVIDQLRDEES; translated from the coding sequence ATGCCTGATGACATCATGCCCTCATATTTTTCGATGTTTGTTGAAGTGGGGATTATAAACCAGATTGGCACAGCGTTCCTTGAGGCGCGCTTGCCAAAAGGCCTGCTGGCGTCCCACTTTGGTGTCGTCAGTCACCTGACCCGGGGATATGACGGTGCAACGCCGCTGGAATTGGCACGCGCCTTTCAGGTGGCCAAGACGACAATGACGCATACGCTGACCGGTCTGGAAAAGCATGGCTTTGTTGAGCTGCGGCGCCATCCCAAGGATGGTCGATCCAAGCAGGTTTGGTTGACGTCAGCGGGGCGGCAGTTCTGTAAGGAGGCGGTAGAGAAAATGGCACCGTTGTTCCAGAAAATGGCAGATCGGTTTCCGCCTGATCAGGTTGCGGCTGTCCTGCCCAGTCTGATGGAATTCCGAGCCGTTATTGATCAGTTGCGAGATGAAGAGAGTTAG
- the efp gene encoding elongation factor P: MKLNGNEIKPGHVLMHQDMLWAAVKVQHVKPGKGGAFAQVEMKNLIDGRKLNERFRATESVERVRLEQKDFQFLYEEGDMLVFMDNETYEQLELQKEFVGERAAFLQDGMTVTVELHEEKPIGISLPTHVTLQIVEADAVVKGQTQSSSFKPAMLENGVRCMVPPFITSGEKIIVDTDTVEYIRRADK, from the coding sequence ATGAAACTCAATGGCAACGAAATTAAGCCGGGTCACGTGCTTATGCACCAGGACATGCTTTGGGCCGCGGTTAAAGTTCAGCACGTGAAGCCAGGTAAAGGTGGTGCATTCGCTCAGGTAGAAATGAAAAACCTGATCGATGGCCGCAAACTGAACGAACGCTTCCGCGCAACTGAATCCGTTGAGCGCGTTCGCCTTGAGCAGAAAGACTTCCAGTTCCTCTATGAAGAAGGCGATATGCTGGTATTCATGGACAACGAAACATACGAGCAGCTTGAGCTGCAAAAAGAATTCGTTGGCGAGCGTGCAGCATTCCTTCAGGATGGCATGACCGTGACGGTTGAGCTTCACGAAGAAAAGCCAATCGGCATCTCCCTGCCAACACATGTAACTCTCCAAATTGTCGAAGCAGACGCAGTTGTAAAAGGTCAGACTCAGTCTTCCTCTTTCAAACCAGCAATGCTGGAAAACGGCGTTCGTTGTATGGTGCCTCCGTTCATCACCTCTGGTGAAAAGATCATCGTAGACACGGACACTGTTGAATACATCCGTCGCGCAGACAAATAA
- a CDS encoding flagellar motor protein MotA: MARDYDPYSLSSPQVYLWRMIIFLILAGFIAFVLIGQISGAFMANPALNGLIVGVAILGILLAFRQVLRIFPEVSWVNGFRLGDPRLEVRRPPILLAPMATLLGNKAGDMTISPTTMGSMLDSIGMRLDESREISRYLTRLLIFLGLVGTFWGLMQTVSAVASTVSTLNAAGGDANVLFEDLVSGITAQMTGLGIAFSSSLLGLTGSLVLGFLDLQAGQAQNRFYQELEDWLSTLTDIDPDEIGSGQSAGIAADLRVTLENLRKSIESSDENPQDGNSSAAMSKLAEGIQGLVQHVRSEQKMMREWAEAQSMQQRRIERFLKTLTAQVEREKE; this comes from the coding sequence ATGGCACGCGACTACGATCCCTACAGTCTGTCAAGCCCGCAGGTTTATCTGTGGCGCATGATCATTTTTCTCATCCTGGCAGGGTTCATAGCCTTTGTCTTGATTGGGCAAATCTCCGGGGCCTTTATGGCAAACCCTGCATTGAACGGCCTAATTGTGGGCGTTGCAATACTGGGCATTTTGCTCGCCTTTAGGCAGGTCCTCCGGATTTTCCCAGAAGTTTCATGGGTAAACGGCTTCCGTCTTGGCGATCCACGCCTAGAGGTTCGCCGCCCTCCAATTCTTCTTGCACCCATGGCAACCCTGCTTGGCAACAAAGCAGGCGACATGACCATCTCGCCAACCACAATGGGGTCCATGCTCGATTCCATCGGGATGCGCCTTGATGAATCCCGCGAGATTTCACGCTACCTCACGCGCCTGCTCATCTTCCTCGGCCTCGTTGGTACGTTCTGGGGCTTGATGCAAACGGTTAGCGCGGTTGCCTCTACCGTCAGCACGCTCAACGCGGCAGGCGGCGATGCAAACGTGCTGTTTGAGGATCTGGTATCAGGCATCACGGCCCAGATGACCGGCCTCGGCATCGCGTTCTCCTCCTCCCTTCTCGGTTTGACAGGCTCACTTGTGCTTGGCTTCCTGGATTTGCAGGCAGGGCAAGCGCAAAACCGCTTCTATCAGGAGCTGGAAGACTGGCTCTCCACCCTGACAGATATTGACCCGGATGAAATCGGCAGCGGCCAATCCGCAGGCATTGCAGCAGATCTACGAGTCACATTGGAAAATCTGCGCAAATCCATCGAGTCCTCCGATGAAAACCCGCAGGATGGCAACTCCAGCGCTGCCATGAGCAAGCTGGCAGAAGGCATTCAGGGCCTCGTCCAACACGTTCGCTCAGAGCAAAAGATGATGCGCGAATGGGCAGAAGCACAATCCATGCAGCAGCGCCGGATCGAACGGTTCCTGAAGACACTCACCGCTCAGGTAGAGCGGGAGAAGGAATAA
- a CDS encoding twin-arginine translocation pathway signal protein, giving the protein MKLSRRKMISLIGGGTVVAATAFAGGFLATRSPTEALAPWVGAGNYSEPRMKALSFALLAPNPHNRQPWIAELRGDDMLVIHRNKSLNLPETDPFDRQLTVGMGCFLELLRMAAAQDGYAVQTELFPLGEDGPVATAYFGKGGTPDPLFAHVLDRHTNRKAYENRLISKDAQAVLADYASIKSDPEDVAELRTLTWEAMDVELTTQHVMMESVDLMRFGKAEIEANPDGISLGGPFLESLMLAGMLSREDQADQNSSSFKQGRDMIRDAMNETQAYAVVTSKGNSRVAQIEAGYDWIRLQLAATGQGLSMQPVSQALQEFPEMAEHYSKVHEILAGPGETVQMLARLGYGPKIDPSPRWLLDTRVTNA; this is encoded by the coding sequence ATGAAGCTTTCAAGACGCAAGATGATTAGCCTTATCGGTGGTGGAACTGTGGTGGCTGCGACTGCTTTTGCCGGTGGATTTCTGGCAACTCGCAGTCCAACAGAAGCGCTTGCGCCTTGGGTTGGCGCAGGGAATTATAGCGAGCCACGGATGAAGGCGTTGTCCTTTGCGTTGTTGGCTCCGAACCCGCACAACAGGCAACCTTGGATTGCAGAATTACGCGGCGATGACATGCTGGTCATTCATCGCAATAAATCACTGAACCTGCCGGAGACAGATCCGTTTGACCGCCAGTTGACCGTCGGAATGGGGTGTTTTCTGGAGCTGTTGCGCATGGCCGCTGCGCAGGATGGGTATGCCGTACAAACGGAATTGTTTCCGCTTGGAGAAGATGGGCCGGTTGCAACGGCTTACTTTGGCAAAGGAGGCACGCCTGATCCGCTGTTTGCCCATGTTCTGGACCGTCATACCAACCGTAAGGCCTATGAGAACCGGCTGATCTCTAAGGATGCTCAAGCGGTTTTGGCTGATTATGCCAGTATCAAGAGCGATCCTGAGGACGTTGCAGAGCTGCGGACATTGACGTGGGAAGCGATGGACGTTGAGCTGACCACGCAACACGTGATGATGGAAAGTGTTGATCTGATGCGGTTCGGTAAAGCTGAGATCGAGGCAAACCCGGATGGTATTTCGCTGGGTGGTCCATTCTTGGAAAGCCTGATGCTGGCGGGGATGTTGAGCCGGGAAGATCAGGCGGATCAGAACAGCTCAAGCTTCAAGCAGGGGCGGGATATGATCCGGGATGCGATGAACGAGACGCAAGCTTATGCGGTGGTTACCAGCAAGGGCAATTCGCGTGTCGCTCAAATCGAGGCGGGTTATGACTGGATCCGGCTGCAACTGGCAGCGACCGGGCAGGGTCTTTCTATGCAGCCTGTGAGCCAAGCCTTGCAGGAATTCCCAGAAATGGCAGAGCATTATTCCAAGGTGCATGAAATTCTGGCAGGTCCGGGTGAGACTGTTCAAATGCTTGCACGATTGGGGTATGGTCCCAAAATTGACCCTAGCCCGCGCTGGCTCTTGGATACACGAGTTACGAATGCCTGA
- a CDS encoding GIY-YIG nuclease family protein codes for MYILASKPRGTLYTGVTNNLARRVSEHKSKLGCSFTARYNVSNLVYYEQFRDVNSAIHREKQVKRWRRVWKIEAVEGMNPKWDDLYLRFNW; via the coding sequence ATGTACATTTTGGCGAGTAAGCCGAGGGGGACGCTTTATACTGGCGTCACGAATAATCTTGCACGCCGGGTGTCTGAGCATAAGAGCAAGTTGGGATGTAGCTTTACAGCGAGGTACAATGTTTCAAACCTTGTCTACTATGAACAATTCAGGGATGTGAATAGCGCGATTCATCGAGAGAAACAGGTGAAGCGCTGGCGCAGGGTTTGGAAGATTGAAGCGGTGGAGGGCATGAACCCGAAGTGGGATGATTTATACCTTCGCTTTAATTGGTAG
- a CDS encoding ABC transporter transmembrane domain-containing protein: MSQRDTKTREKTLRPLATLFPYLLRHKARLVLATIALLAAAGLTLVLPIAVRYMVDYGFSADKPNLIDDYFIGIIFVIALLAVASSLRYYMVMMIGERIVADLRSDVFRHLTYLSPSFYDKTKSGEIISRLTADTTLIQSAFGASASIALRHVLMFAGSTTLMVFTSPRLSLFVLLAIPLIVLPLLGFGRSVRNRTSHAQTTLANAIAYATEVLGSIRTLQAFTNEKSVSDQFEKDIDSTYEAALVATKARAFLIATIILIISSSIVSVLWVGALDVVEGRMSGGQLTQFLIYSIIAAGAMSELSQVWGELAKAAGAADRITGLLHVPSEINAPANPIALPSPTIGEIEFNAVTFHYPTATESGVLENLNLSIKKGETVAIVGPSGAGKSTLFQLLMRYYDPVAGNITLDGVKLDSTDPRDLREHIALVPQDTAIFGTSIAENISFGKEEATREQIISAAKFALADEFINAMKNGYDTLIGERGVTLSGGQRQRIAIARAILKDVPVLLLDEATSALDAESETIVQKALDKLMEGRTTLIIAHRLATVLKADRIVVMDRGNIVEEGTHDTLVAQNGLYAKLARMQFEIGAEALSSQ; the protein is encoded by the coding sequence ATGAGCCAGCGGGACACAAAAACTCGGGAAAAGACACTGCGTCCACTCGCAACGTTATTTCCTTATCTTTTAAGGCATAAGGCCCGTCTTGTCCTTGCGACCATTGCCCTTCTGGCTGCCGCCGGGTTAACGTTGGTTCTGCCAATTGCCGTCAGGTATATGGTTGATTATGGCTTCAGTGCCGACAAACCAAATCTGATTGATGATTATTTTATCGGCATCATTTTTGTGATTGCCCTACTCGCGGTAGCCAGCTCACTTCGTTACTACATGGTGATGATGATCGGTGAGCGAATCGTTGCCGACCTGCGCTCAGATGTATTCCGCCACCTCACATACCTCTCGCCATCGTTTTACGACAAAACCAAGTCCGGCGAAATCATCTCCCGCCTCACGGCAGATACAACCCTCATTCAATCCGCCTTTGGCGCAAGCGCTTCTATCGCTCTGCGGCACGTACTTATGTTTGCTGGCTCAACAACGCTGATGGTGTTCACCAGCCCACGGCTTTCCTTATTCGTACTTCTGGCGATCCCACTTATAGTCCTGCCTCTGCTCGGGTTTGGCCGCTCTGTTCGCAACCGAACCAGTCACGCGCAAACCACATTGGCAAATGCCATTGCTTATGCGACAGAGGTTCTTGGCTCAATCCGAACGCTGCAAGCCTTCACGAATGAGAAAAGCGTCTCAGATCAATTTGAAAAAGATATTGACTCGACTTATGAAGCGGCCCTTGTCGCAACAAAGGCACGCGCATTCCTCATTGCAACAATCATTCTGATTATCTCGTCAAGCATCGTTTCTGTCCTTTGGGTTGGTGCATTGGATGTTGTTGAAGGTCGGATGTCTGGCGGGCAGCTCACCCAGTTCCTCATCTACTCAATCATTGCCGCCGGGGCCATGAGTGAGCTCTCTCAGGTCTGGGGTGAACTGGCGAAAGCTGCAGGTGCCGCAGATCGGATCACCGGGCTGTTGCATGTCCCCTCTGAGATCAACGCACCAGCTAATCCGATTGCTCTGCCGTCACCAACGATTGGGGAGATTGAATTCAACGCCGTCACTTTCCATTATCCAACAGCGACTGAATCTGGTGTGCTTGAGAACCTCAATCTCTCCATCAAAAAAGGCGAGACAGTTGCAATCGTAGGACCAAGCGGTGCAGGCAAATCAACACTCTTCCAGTTGCTCATGCGTTATTATGATCCGGTTGCAGGCAATATCACACTGGATGGTGTCAAGCTGGATTCAACAGATCCGCGAGACCTGCGCGAACACATAGCCTTGGTTCCTCAGGACACAGCCATTTTCGGAACCTCGATTGCAGAAAACATCTCCTTTGGCAAAGAAGAGGCAACGCGTGAGCAAATCATTTCTGCCGCGAAGTTTGCGCTGGCAGATGAGTTCATCAACGCCATGAAGAACGGTTACGACACTCTTATCGGGGAGCGCGGTGTAACCCTTTCCGGGGGCCAACGACAGCGAATTGCCATTGCCCGTGCAATCCTGAAGGACGTACCCGTTCTGCTGCTGGATGAAGCTACCAGCGCTCTGGATGCAGAGAGCGAAACCATAGTCCAGAAAGCCCTCGACAAGCTAATGGAAGGCCGCACGACGTTGATCATTGCACACCGATTGGCAACCGTATTGAAAGCTGATCGGATTGTTGTGATGGACCGAGGTAATATCGTGGAGGAAGGAACCCACGATACACTGGTCGCTCAAAACGGTCTTTATGCCAAATTGGCAAGAATGCAATTTGAAATCGGCGCGGAAGCACTCAGTTCTCAATAA